The nucleotide window CTTATCAGGTAGGCCTTCAGCCACAAGTCCAAACATATCATAAGCTTCACGCTCATACCACACGCAAGCCGGTACTGCTAGTGTAACTGATGGGTAGCTCATATCGCTTGGCGGCACTAGGGTTTTAACTGTAATAAAGCACTTTTCATCAGCTGCAAATTCATCCTGTTCGCTCATTTTAGCCCCTTCCATTGAAAGGACGTAATAAAGCGCATAGTTACCATTTATCGCACGCTCATCATTTGCTATCATAGTGCTCATAAAGCCGCCTATATCATAATAAAGCGTAGCTACAGCGCGCACTAAGTCGTTCCTATCTACTAGCACAGTAAGCTGATCATCGGCTTGATAGGTAGTCTCTAAAACGTTTACCTTTGTTTTTAAAATTTTAACAAAATTTTCACCACGCATATTTAACCTTTAAGTAATATTTTTGCGCCATTTTCGACAAGCGTCCAAAAGCTATCCACGTGCCATAATCCAAAAACAAGCAGCAGCACACAAAGTGCGATAAGTGGAGCATTTTGGCGCAGGCTCATTTCGCCATTATATACTATCTCGCCTTTTGGTGCGCCAAAGCTAGCCATAAAAAAGTGGCTAAAATCGGCTATAAAAATAATAGTAAGCGAAATGGCAAAAAGCACCACAGCTACCCACTGTCCGCTTAAAATAGCTTGTTTAAACACCATAAACTCACTCACAAAAATAGCAAATGCAGGTACACCTACAAGCGAACATACGGCTGCACCAAAAAGCACAGTTGTAACAGGGGCTATTTTTATCATGCCGCCCATTTTACTCATATCCCTGTGGCCGTAAATTCTAGCTATGTTGCCTGTGGTTAAAAAGGCAAGAGCTTTTGTAAAGCTATGCGCTAGGCAGTGAAAAATAGCTGCCATTAGCCCCCATTTGCCCCCTACGCCAAGTGCAAAAGCGATAACGCCCATGTGGGCTATGGAGTGGTAGGCAAACATACGCTTGACATCGTGCTGACGCATAAGAAAATATGCCGAGATAAAAAGCGTAAGCGTACCAGAGACTATCATCACGCCTTGAGTAAAGCTAGCCCCCACAGCACCAGCTGCAACAGCGTAGTAGCGAAAAAGAGCTAGCATAGCGCACTTTAGCAGTACGCCTGAAAGTAGAGCCGAAATAGGCGCTGGGCCTTGCGCATGCACGTCAGGCAGCCAGGTGTGAGTAGGCGCAAGACCCGCTTTTGTGCCAAAGCCAATGAGCGCAAAGATAAAAATAAGCTTTGCGGCGTCTGGGTTTAGTAAATTTGCGTGGGCTAGGATATTTGTAAATAGCATAGCCTCATCTCCGCTTTTTATATGTGCATAAGTGGCTGAATAAAGCAGTATCGTCGCATAAAGCGCAAATGCTAGTCCGATTGAGCAAAGTACGATGTATTTATAGCCGCTTTCGGTTGATTTTTTATCCCTTGTAATGGCGACTAAAAACACAGACGCAAGCGTAGTGGCTTCAATAGCTGCCCACATAAAGGCGATGTTGTTACAAATGACGCTTAAAATCATCGTAAATATAAAAATATGGCTAAGCACGTAATAGCGCTTTAGCTCAGTCTCATTTACATGTCCACTCTCAAGCTCCCAGCCCATATAAGTGGGTGAGTAGGCATTGACCAAAAAGCCAGTTACTGCGATTAATAGCAAAAACACAGCTCCAAGCGGATCTAGGAAAAAGAATTTATCATAAGCAAAAAACTCGCCACGAAAGATTACTTTTAAAACAGCATAGAGCATAAAAATAGAGCTTATAGCGCTTAGTATGATATGTGCTTTTTTGAGTAAACAGGGCTTTTTAGGCATCGCGGCTAGCAAAGCAGCGCTTAGCAAAGGAAGCGCTAGGATTATCACTAAAATACTCATTTTTAACCCCTTAAATTTGTAGCTTTTGAGGTGTCAAGGCTATCAAAAGCTTTATAAAATCTCATAGCAAGCACTGCCATAATAATCACCGCAAATATCGCATCTGTTAAAATTCCGACCTCGACTAGCTCGTGAGAATTATACGCCATAAGCGCAAGGCTTAGGTGTATGCCATTTTCAAACAAGCAGTAAGATAGAATTTGTTTTAAAAAGGAGTTTCTAAGCATAAAGCCAAATATCCCCATCATAAAAACGCAAACCGCGCTAAGGAGTGGAATTTTAGCTGGAATTAGTGAAAACTCAAGGAAAATAGGCGCTATGCTTGAAGCAATAGCTAGGCTAAAGCCCATGGCGATTACTGGGCTTACAAAAAAGCCTCCCACAGGCTCGTCCTCATAGCGTACTTTAAGTTTTAATATAAGATAAAGCATAACGCACGGTACAAAGATTACTTTGGTAAAAATCGCTATAACACCCCAGCTATAAAGTGTGGGTGCGCTAAATTCATTTGCGAGATTGAAAAATATAAGTACCAAAAGTATAGTCTGTATGGCATAAGCTAGCACGCTAAGGCGCAGACTCCTGAGTCCAAAAACTGCAAGAGAAGTAACTATCATCGCTACTGCGTAAGTATCAATCGTATTCATCTTTAAGCTCCTAGTGCGTATAGGCTAAGTGCGACAAAGGCTATCGCAAGTGCATATGTTGCGTTTTTGCGCATGCTGCTTGTTACTTTAAATCTA belongs to Campylobacter sp. 19-13652 and includes:
- a CDS encoding hydrogenase 4 subunit F, yielding MSILVIILALPLLSAALLAAMPKKPCLLKKAHIILSAISSIFMLYAVLKVIFRGEFFAYDKFFFLDPLGAVFLLLIAVTGFLVNAYSPTYMGWELESGHVNETELKRYYVLSHIFIFTMILSVICNNIAFMWAAIEATTLASVFLVAITRDKKSTESGYKYIVLCSIGLAFALYATILLYSATYAHIKSGDEAMLFTNILAHANLLNPDAAKLIFIFALIGFGTKAGLAPTHTWLPDVHAQGPAPISALLSGVLLKCAMLALFRYYAVAAGAVGASFTQGVMIVSGTLTLFISAYFLMRQHDVKRMFAYHSIAHMGVIAFALGVGGKWGLMAAIFHCLAHSFTKALAFLTTGNIARIYGHRDMSKMGGMIKIAPVTTVLFGAAVCSLVGVPAFAIFVSEFMVFKQAILSGQWVAVVLFAISLTIIFIADFSHFFMASFGAPKGEIVYNGEMSLRQNAPLIALCVLLLVFGLWHVDSFWTLVENGAKILLKG
- the hyfE gene encoding hydrogenase 4 membrane subunit, translated to MNTIDTYAVAMIVTSLAVFGLRSLRLSVLAYAIQTILLVLIFFNLANEFSAPTLYSWGVIAIFTKVIFVPCVMLYLILKLKVRYEDEPVGGFFVSPVIAMGFSLAIASSIAPIFLEFSLIPAKIPLLSAVCVFMMGIFGFMLRNSFLKQILSYCLFENGIHLSLALMAYNSHELVEVGILTDAIFAVIIMAVLAMRFYKAFDSLDTSKATNLRG